The genome window TTGGTGTAATTCCTCTAATTGAGATGGATCTGCCAAACGAGGATTCACTTGACAACAAGATTAAACTATTCAAAAAACAAAACACAAAAAAACTTGACAGCGAAATCGAAAGACTGGCAAAAACAGTAAAGAAAAGTCTTGATATCAAATCACTGGAGAGATTAATCCAATGATGCTTGTTTCAATTTTGGTTGCGTTTTCTGCATTGGCAATCGATCTTGTATTTGGAGATCCAAAAAACAAGTTTCATCCAACAGCCTGGGTTGGTATCATAATCGCAAGACTTGTTCCGTTTGCCAAAAACCAAAATCAAACAAGAGAAAAAATCGGCGGCGTCCTGATCACTTTTTCCATATCTGCACTTGTGGCAGGACTGTTATTTTCATATGATTATGCGATACGAAATGTATCTGGTATTGTCCTGACTGTAATTGCTGTTTTGTTTGGCTCGTTATTGCTCAAAACTACAATTGCCATAAGGGGATTAGAAAAACACGGCAACCTAGTCATGGAGTCCCTATCTAGGAACAATCTGGAGGAGGCACGCTCAAGGCTCTCGATGCTAGTCAAACGCAACACGAAGGATTTGGATAGAAATCACGTCATCTCAGCAACGCTTGAGAGCATAAGTGAGAACATTGTAGACGGCATAACTGGGCCTCTGTTCTACTTTGGCGTGTTTGGACTTCCAGGCGCATTTGTGTATAGGGCTATCAATACAATAGATTCCATGATTGGATACAAGACTACTCTGTTTAGAAACGTGGGATGGTTTGGCGCAAACTGCGACAAGATACTAAACTATCTGCCTGCAAGAATCACAGGACTAGTCATGATACTTGCTGCTGTTTTAGTAAAAGCAGACTGGAAGAATTCCTTGATCACGATGAGACGCGATGGCAAAAAAACGGAAAGCCCCAATGCCGGATACCCAATGGCTGCAATGGCAGGAGCACTTGGAACTAAATTTGAAAAAATCGATCATTACACCTTGGGCAATGGTACAATAGAACTCAATGAAAGCCACTTCAAATCGGCTGTCTTATTGATGAAGGTGACCGGAATTTTGTTTTGCGTCCTGGTTACCGTTCCGCTGATAGTTTTCTTATCGTATCTTGGCTGGTGGGTTCATGTTTAGGCAGGTAGGATCTGTGTTTTCGTTTTTGACAATAATTCCAATTGGACATTCAGACCTACAAACAATTGCAAGATACATGTACTTGTTTCCAATAGTTGGAATCGCGATAGGATTGATGGTGGGATCGGTGGCATACGGTCTGTCGTTTTTCTTGGAGCCTCTAGTTGTCGGCCTTTTGATCACCGGGATGCTTGCACTAATCACTGGAATTCATCATACTGACGGCCTTTCTGATTTTGCAGACGGTCTGATGGTGCGTGGCACAAAGGAAAAAAAACTACAGGTAATGCGTGATCCGTCCGTTGGCTCTGCTGGAATATTTGCAATTATCATGTATGTGGCAGGAATGGTAATTGCACTTTCCTCACTGAAGGGGTTTGAGATATTTCAGGCAATACTGATCGGAGAAATAATAGCCAAGTTCTCAATGGTCCTGCTTTCCAGCCTTGGCCCGTCTGCATGGGAGGGCTCAAACTCTGCCTTTGTCCAAAGCATGAAAGATAGAAAAAAACTAGCAATTGCAGCCGCGATTACGGTTGGTTCTGTCTTTGTTCTGGGGAATAATGTTGGATTTTTGGCACTTGGTGTAGGAATTGCACTCACACTGATAATTCTTGCAGTATCTAGGAGGAGCTTTGGGGGAATATCCGGCGATATCTTGGGCGCTGCAAACGAAATCACAAGACTTTCATCTCTTCTTGTCTTTGTATCGGCATGATTGGGCTTGTCATGGCAGGGGGCAAGGGAACACGCATGGACGCAAAAGAGGAAAAGCTCTTACTTCAATACAAAAAACCAGTCGTCATTCATGTGATTGACGCACTAAAAAGTTCTAACTGTTTTTCAAAAATCATGGCTGCAACAAGTGATAATTCCCCAAATACGCAAAGCCTGCTTCAGAATAACGGAATTGAAACTATCAAAACAAAAGGCGACGGATATGTCTCTGATCTAAACGCCGCACTGTCCTACTTGCATGAGCTAACCCTTGTAGTGTCAGGTGACCTACCGTTGCTTGATGGGGGGATAATCAAGGACTTGGTTGCAAGTTATGATGGCGGCGCCTGGCAGAGCTTTCTTGTCACAAAAAAATTCTTAGATGACATGAACATGATGTTGGAATTTTCAGTAAACCATGACAACAAAGAATGCTACTATACGGGAATATCAATTGTTGATCCAAAAAAAATTTCTTCTACGAATACGATCAAAGAAACCTATCGAATAATTGATGATAAAAGACTGGCGTTAAATCTTAACACTAAACGCGATTATGATTTACTCAAGGGAGCCTAACACAGTACCGAAAATCTTTGCAACGGATCCTGTTGGCTCTGCAATTGTGTTGCCGCATGACTTGCAAGTTACGACTGTAGTAACATGTGAGTACAAAACATTTTCAGCACTGCATTCTTTGCATTGTACCTTCTGGAACTTACTCTTTGGCTTTGGAATAGCAATGTGACCTCGTTTCATCGTGCAACCAACTCGAGTTTTCTTAATCTGATGCCCTTTTTATTAGATTTCTTTTTGCATTGTGGGCATGTGAAAATCAACGTCTGTTTCTTTGTGGTCTTGGCAGGCTTGGCCAACTTTGGGAATTTCTGACCACCGTACCCCATTTTGTCCTCATTGTGTCTTCTTTCACCTATTGCAGAACCTCTTCTCTTTCCTGCCTTGTATAGGGCAACCTTCTGCAACGTATGTGTTTTACACTTTGGACAATACCTGTTCATTTCCTTGGGTACGTTCATAGAAAACACCAACTTGGATGGTAATTTAAACATGGCTTTGAATCTATAATAAAGTCTAAAGCCAGACTGATTCCGTGACCAATCTTTCCTCAATGATTACAACTCTCAATGCAGTTGCCATGGGCGACAAAAAAGCAGACATGGTTTTCAAAAACTGCTCACTTGTAAATGTCTACACACACGAAATTATTCCTCACACTCAAGTTGCCGTAATACGCGACAGAATTGCATACGTTGGCCCTGATGCATCTCACACGGCAGGGCAAAACACTGCAGTAATTGACCTTGAGGGAAAGTATATCACGCCAGGATTTGCCGATCCTCACATTCACATTGATCAGTTCGTCATGCCGTCTGAGCTTGCAAAACAGTTGCTTCTTTGTGGAACAACGAGCTTGTTTTCTGATCCTATTGACATTGTAAGTGTGTGTGGTACCAGAGGATTTTACGAGTTTGTCAAAGCATCTTCTAATTTGCCGATTCGCATATTCCATGTGGTGCCGGGGGGACTACCCGTTGACAGAAAATTCAGCCATGGAAAAACAATCAATCTATCTGAAGAAAAGTCTGCAATCAAGCTTGATTCAGTGGTGGGACTGGGAGAAGTGTTCTCTTGGACAAAGGTCACATCAAGGGATCCTACAACTATGAAAAAACTCTCAAGCATGCTTGAAAATGACTGCATAATTAACGGTCATACGGCTGGAGCGTCTGATAAAAAGCTAAACGCGTACATTTCATCTGGAATTCTCTCATGCCATGAGCCCATTGACTATGATCAGGTAATGGAAAGGCTACGACTCGGAATGTGGATAATGATGAGGGAGGGCTCTATTAGGCGTGATCTAAAAAACATAATCCCAAAAATTCTTGCAAGCAAACCATATCTTAACAGATTGATGTTCTGTTCAGATGGGTTGGACCCTGTAGACATGACCAAATTTGGCCACATTGATCACTGCATACGGGAGTCAGTGCGGATTGGAATGGATGTAGTTGATGCAATTGCTATGGCATCCAAAAATTGCTTTGATTATTACAACATGGGAAAGGACTTGGGCGGAATCGCGCCAGGCAAGCTTGCGGACATGCTTGTCTTTGATGACCTTGAAAAAATAAAACCAAAGCGAGTATTTGTTGGAGGAAGACTTGTTGCGTCAAATGGAAGCGTGGTGACAAAAATAAGAAAGCCAAGTCTGCCAAAATGGATAACAAAAACAGTAAAAATTACAAAAAAATTCACAGAAAATGACTTTGCAATAAAAAGCAACAAGCCAAAAGTCTCTGTAAACGTAATTGAAATGGAGACTGAAATAATAACAAAGCTAAACACTGCAGAACTTGCCACAAATAATGGAAACGTAGTCTCGTCAATAGAAAAGGATGTCTGGAAGGTTGCCGCCTTTGATAGGACATTTGGCTCAGCAAAACACGCACTGGGATTTTTGAAAAACTTTGGCGCAGACGTCGGTGCATTTGCGTCCACTTGGAGCTTTCATGAAAATGACATGATGATAATCGGCTCAAGCGACAAGGACATGGCGTATGCTGCAAACCACCTGATAAAGTCCCAGGGGGGAATGGTTGTAGTAAAAGAAGGAAAAATTATATCGTTTCTACCGTTGCAGGTTGGCGGAATAATATCTTCAAATCCCTTTGATGACGTCTTGGAAAGATTTGTCAAGCTAAATTCCACACTGATTGAGAGCGGTTGCGTATTCCAAAGGCCTCACCTCATACCGCTGTTTTTGCCTTTTCTTGCACTCCCGTCAATTAGAATTCTGTATAGTGGCATGATCGATGTCAAGAAAAGATCGTTTATTGACGTCTTTGCCTAGCAAACTATTAAAAAAGGGTCAAACGAACTTTGTTCGTATATGGCTTCAATTCAACAAACTCCAAACGGTCCTGTTTTAGTATTAAAAGAAAGTGCACTTCAACAGAAAGGCAAGGATGCACAGAAAAATAATATCACTGCTGCAAAACTTGTGGCAGATCTAGTCCGCACAAGCCTTGGTCCAAGGGGACTAGACAAGATGCTAGTTGACTCTATTGGCGATGTCACAATAACAAACGACGGTGCTACAATTCTAAAGGAAATAGATGTCCAGCACCCGGCTGCAAAAATGATGGTAGAAATTGCAAAAACTGTCGATAATGAGGTCGGAGATGGCACCACCTCGTCAGTTGTATTTGCAGGAGCCCTATTAGAAAAGGCAGAAGAGCTTCTGGCAAAAGACGTGCATGCATCAGTAATAATTGATGGTTATCAGGCTGCTCACGAAAAGGTACTAGAACTTTTATCACAATTAGCAAAGAAAATCGATCCGACTGACGAGGAATCATTATTAAAAATAGCAACAACTAGTATGCAGTCAAAACTAATCTCAGAAGATAGCGGCGTGCTATCAAAATTAGTAGTTGATGCGGTTTTGAGGGTTGCAGAAAAGAAAGGAGACAAGTACATTGTTGACCTTGACAACATCAAGGTTGAAAAAAAGACAGGTGGCTCAATCCAAAACACCGAACTAGTAAAAGGAATAGTTCTTGACAAAGAAGTAGTTCACAGCGGCATGCCGACCAAAATCGAGGGTGCAAAAATTGCACTACTAAATGCAGCACTAGAAGTTGAAAAAACGGAAATGAGTGCAGAAATTAGAATTACCGATCCAACTCAAATGCAAATGTTTCTAGAAGAAGAAAACAGGATGCTAAAATCCATGGTTGACAAGTTGCAAAAAATTGGCGTAAACGTATTGATCTGCCAAAAAGGAATCGATGATATCGCACAACATTATTTGGCAAAGTATGGAATCTTGTCTGTAAGGCGAGTCAAAGAAAGCGACATGACAAAGCTTGGAAAAGCAACAGGCGGTAGAATCACAACAAACCTTGATGATATAACAGAAAAAGACTTGGGTCATGCAGACTTGGTGCACCAAAAGAAAGTAGAATCAGACAAGTGGGTATTTGTCGAGGGGTGCAAAAATCCAAAATCTGTCACAGTTCTCGTAAGGGGTGGCTCACAAAGAGTGGTAGACGAAGCAGACAGATCACTTCATGACGCACTCATGGTAGTAAAGGACGTAATTGAAAAGCCGGCAATTGTCGCAGGCGGAGGCTCACCAGAGGCGTATCTGGCATCCCAGCTAAAGGAATGGTCAGATAATTTTGAGGGAAGAGAGCAACTTGCCATTAGAAAGTATGCAGAGGCGCTAGAAGTAATTCCACTTACAATTGCTGAAAATGCAGGAATGGATCCAATTGATACCATGACAAGCCTTAGAGCAAAGCAGAACAGCGGAAGAAAGTGGGCAGGAATCAATGCTAAAGAAGGCAAAATTGATGACATGTTTGCACTAAATATTGTAGAACCAGTTGCCGTAAAGGAGCACATATCCAAATCTGCAACAGAAGCAGCGTGCATGATTCTCAGAATAGATGACGTGATTGCTGTTTCCGGCAAAAGGTAACTAAAAAACTTCAAAACATATCTCTGATATCACTTTGTGTGTACAAAGTTGGAATTGATCTGGGTGGAACCAAAATTGAGGGGATCTGCCTTGATGAAAAATCTCAGATAGTTGAACGAAAGCGGGTTCCAACAAACCAGCAAGAAGGCTATGGCTCTATTCTAAATTCAATATCTGTTCTGGTATCTGATATTACAAAAAATATTTCAGACTATTCCATTGGAATATGCACGCCTGGCGCGATCTCAAAAAAAACAGGCATGATCAAAAACAGTAATACCCAGTGTCTTATCGGAATGCCGCTGAAAGGTGATCTAGAAAAAATACTAGGAAAAAAAATAACGATGGAAAATGACGCAAATTGCTTTGCAATGGCAGAGGCAACCATGGGCGCTGCAGCTGGATACTCTGTGGTATTTGGAGTGATAATGGGAACAGGCGTTGGCGGCGGAATCATAGTTGATGGGAAAATACACAGAGGAAGAACAAACATCGCCGGGGAGTGGGGGCATCACACGTTACATCAGAATGGCAACAAGTGTTACTGCGGAAAATTAGGTTGTGTTGAGACCTATATTAGCGGCCCTGCCTTGGAAAAAAGATGGTTCGAAATAACAGGAAAAAAAGAACCGCTCACAACAATAGTTCAAAACCTTGATGGCACTGCTGGCAAGATGTGGAAAAAAGAATTTCTTGATAACTTTGGAGTCGGACTTGCAAACGTAATTGACATCTTGGATCCGGATGCCATAGTGCTTGGCGGTGGTATATCAAATATCGATTTTCTATATATCGACGGGCGTGATTCTGTATATCATAAGGTGTTTAGTGATTTGGTGGATACTCCGATTCTCAAAAACAAGCTTGGCGATTCTGCTGGCGTATTTGGTGCAGCACTGCTCTAGGATGGACAACCTTCCATCTTTTGGATGTAAAAACCGTTTGTCATAATTTCAATCTCAATTTCGTCTGGGACGCTTTCAGAATGGCAAAAATGACACTCTTCCGTCGTGATTTTGGCGTCTTGCTCACCTATTGAGGATAGCCATTTTTTCGCATACTCGACTGCCTTTTGATTGTCTTTAGAGTCCGTGATCACGTCAAAATGAATCGTATGTCCGTCTTTTGCCTTTACATACGTGTCAAAGACATGAACTTTCACAACCATGCTTGAACTTGTCTATTTTTATTTTTTATTGGACGGTAAAATTAAAAATTCTCATAGGCGTAATACGTCATCTGTTTTACTTTATCCAACAACAAACTACACGTTTTTTTGACTTCCTCAGAATTTTCTTTTAAAGTAACTTCCTTTGTGTCATCTTTTAATAAAAAGTCAAACATTGCATTGTCTTTGATTCTTCGGTATTCCTTTTCATACCATATTAGAAAATTGATTGCCTCTATTTTTCCAAGTTTTTTTGCGCTTTTCTTGAATTTTCCCAAGCTTATATGTTTTAATTTGAAATCAAATTTTGTATTGTATTCATCAAGAAGGTGCGTAAATATGTCATGTATGGTATTTGCAAAAAGATTTAGATCTGATTGGAATTCTGCAGTATTTGATCCCAATCTATTAAGAATGATTTCAGCCTCATTAATTTTTCTTATCGCCGTCATATGTCTAATCCATGCACTAAAATCATAAAATTATTCCTAATTACGTATTATTCCCGTTTGGTTCTAGGGTTTGTTTAATATTACTATTTTTAGATCAATCTCTGCTTTTTCCACGGCTTTTTCAGCAGCTTCTACTGCCTGTTGTTTTGCACTGTTTGAGCTATCTCTAAGTAATGCCCTGTTTGCTATGTTAAGATCCTCTTTTGCCTGTTTCAAGTTCGCTTTCGCCTCGCTTAGTGCAGTTGCATAAGCTGCATTTATTGCGTTAACCTCTGCCTGTGTCTTTGCAGATGATTTTGTCTTACTGACCGTGTTAGCTTTGGCAGAAGAATCGATTTCTTTTTTCTCTTCTTCATAATCCTCAGTCTGACTGGTTCTTTCTTTTTTCAATAATTCTGCCTCTCTTTCGGCTGCCTTTTTTCTTGCTTCACTATATTTTCCCTCTGCTGATGAAACGATTTGAGATAACAACATCACACCTGCAAAAACTACAAATGCAGTCAAAAACACTTTATTCATTTATTCTTGACACCTGCTAACTGGTCTATTGCTGACAAACCTGTCATCTGTGACATCATACTGTCACTTTTGAGATATTTTCTATATGCATTTGTTCATTTGGTTTAAACGATCAAATTTATCAAAACCTTAAAACTAAATGTGAAAACATTTTATGCTTCTGGCATAACATGATTGGCAAGAAATTCACGTATATTTTTTAGATGTAATCTTCATGCCGTTTTTCAAATGATGATTCTATTTTTACTGCGGTTCAATAGTGGCAGGCGGTTTACTTGATATCACATAGGAAACCCATGTCACTTCATCGATTTCATTTGTGATTCGGTTGCTAATTTTTGCCAGTAAATCATGCGGCAGTCTTGTCCAATCTGCAGTCATTGCGTCAATTGACTCGACTACTCTGATCATCACAATATTTCCGTATTTTCTTTCATCACCTACAACACCCACTGCCTTGTCGTCTCCCACCGCAGCATATGCCTGCCAGATCTTGTCGTACCAGCCTGCTGCTTCCAACTCATCCTCTACTATTTTGCTTGCAACTTTGGCAATCTCTAATTTCTTTTCCGTGACTTCGCCGATTACTCTTACTGCAAGGCCAGGTCCTGGAAATGGATGTCGAGAAAGCAATTTCTTTGAAACCCCAAGTATTGCGGCGACCTTTCTAACTTCGTCTTTGTACAGATCGCGCAATGGCTCAAGTATTTGAAGGTCTAGCCAGTCAGGCAAACCACCAACGTTGTGGTGAGTTTTGATTATGGCAGCAGGTCCTTTTGAGACTCCGCTTTCTATGACGTCTGGGTACAACGTTCCCTGTGCAAGCCATTTGAAAGGGCCGTTTTTCTCTGCAAACTCTGTAAAGATTTTTACAAATTCCTCACCTACGATTTTCCTTTTTCTCTCAGGGTCTGTCACTCCTCTGAGCTTGTCCAAAAACTGCTTTTTTGCATTGATTGCAGTAAAGTTGACGGAAAAATTATCCTTGAACATTTTTTCTATTTCGTGTTCCTCATCTAATCTAAGCAGCCCGTTGTCCACAAAGACGCACTTTAGCCTGTCTCCTATTGCCTTGTGAATTAAAAGCGCGGCAACAGTTGAATCAATCCCACCGCTTACTCCGCATAGAACGTTGCCGTCAATTTTTGAAATATCACTCACCGTTTTTTCAACAAAGCTTTCCATTGTCCAGTCCTGTTTTGCATGGCAAATGTTTAGAACAAAGTTTTTGAGAATCTGGACGCCTCTTTCTGTGTGAACCACCTCGGGATGAAACTGAATGCCGTACACTAATTCTTGCATGTTTGCAATGGCAGCCGCTTGTGAGCGTTCTGTATGTCCAATTATTTGAAAATTATCTGGAATTTTTTCTGCCTCGTCTCCGTGACTCATCCATGCCCTAAGGGAATCGCCAATTCCACCAAGTAAATCCGAATTGTTGTCTATTGTGAGTACAGAATGCCCGTATTCTTTGTTTGCACGCTTTACCTTTCCACCAAACTTGTCAACTATCAGCTGATGGCCATAACAAATTCCAAGAAGTGGCAACTTCATTTGAAAAATTGCGGCATCCGGTTTTGGTGCATCTTTACTGTATACACTTGATGGTCCGCCGGAAAATATCACTCCTTTTGGGTTCATCTCCCTTAACTTGTCAATTGAAATATCGTATGGCACAAGTTCCGCATAGACTGAAAACTCTCTAATTCGTCTGCAGATCAAGTGGCTGTATTGAGAGCCAAAATCCAGCACTACTATTCTATCCATTGTATCACTTTGAGTTTTCTATCATTTTTGAAAATGACCATGCGGCTGTGTTTACTATTTCGTTGACTCTTTCCTTTTGACGATAATTTTTGATTATTATTTCGCGCAATAATGTGCCGTCTTTGTTTATCATGCAGTCTATTATGGCGTTCTCCCCAATGTCGCCTTTTTCAAATTCTGCGACGTCCTTTCTTTTCATCTCGCCTATTATTCTCTCTAGGAAAAACGACTTGAACGGGTGCGAGTCTTCTTTGAGCTCAACTCCGTCTTCTACTACAATTGATACCTGCTCTGGAGTGACGTACGCGTTTGCTATCAGAGAGCCATCGGTATTTTTTTTCAGCGGAATTGTGTAATCTGTGGATTTTGGCTTTGGTTCGGAAGTATCCCTTAGCGAGGACGCTTTTGTAAAACTCTGCTGTTTTAGTACGGAATTTATCAAAACTAGGTTTCTCTCAAGAATTTCAATTTCCTCCCTGTGTTTTTCTATTTGAGCAGAAATGCGATCTCTGAGTTCAAGTGCGTCCTTTACCTGCTCTTCTGAGAACTCCATAATTGACCTGACGTGTCAACGGTATTAAAATGCATTCAAGCATCAGAAATTGATCTCAAGATTTCTATACGTTATTTTCTCAAACCCCTTGATTGGTTTTGACAGTGTAAAGAATTCTGATTTGCTTTTTGTGGCCAGCCATTCTAGAAGTGCTTTGCCGCGCTTGAGCTTTTTTCTTTTGGTTTTTTTATCTACGGTACTTGTTTTCGAATATTTTCCTATTCTTGTTCCAAAATCCATTCCGAACAGAACTATTTTCTTTGCACCAAAATGGCTTGCCAAAAATACACATCTGTCCCCATCGGTAAAGCCTCCAAAATTACAAACCTTTCCAGTTTCTTTTGTCTGGGTCGTGCCGACGCAGTTTTTGAAGTTTCTTACAAAATCTAATTTGCCTGTATTGTCCCCATGCGCGTGGACCACAAATACGGTATCTGTTTTTTTAATTTTCTTTAGTAATTCTAAATCTCCATCAAGATCAGTTACGACTATTTTTGGCCTAATTCCGTTTTTAATCAGAAGGGTTACTGCCCCATCAGCACATATGGTGACTGCGCCTTTGTGTTTTTTTAGCGCATCAATTGATGATTGTAGTGATGGGCCTGCACCAATGACAAAAACCGTCTTTCCGCAAATCATTTTTTTCAATCTAGTTAGAGAAAATCTCTTTTTTATAATAGAATCAAGTAAAGCTGCAGCGTACAGATCATCTTTTTTACTATAGCCAAATTCTCGCACTATCTGCTCGTATTTAGAATTCCAGCCTGAGATCGTCAATTAACTCTAAAATTAGCACGCTTTATCATAAATCATATGAATAAACTAGGCCCGGTAAACGTCGGTGGCACAAACCCTGTAAGAATAATGGGCATACTAAACACAAGTCCCGAATCATTCTATAAAAAATCTATCAAAAAAGGCAAGGAAATCGCACGCGCAGTACAACAAATGGAACAAGACGGAGCAGATTTTGTTGATGTTGGTGCCATGTCGACTGCGCCATATCTTACAACCCTGGTGTCAGAAAAACAAGAAATCAAAAGAATAACTGATGCAGTAAAACAAATCCAAAATGCGTCAAACCTGCCAATCTCTATTGATACCTGCAGATCTGGTGTGGCAAAGGCCGCACTTGATCTTGGCGCAGATATCATTAATGATGTAACTGGCCTAAAATACGACAAGGAAATGATAAACATAATTGCAAAGACCCAGCCCTCACTTGTCTTGTGCGCATATGGCAAAAAACTGCTCAGAGGAAACCTTGTTGCACAAACAAAATTGCTTCTAAAAGAAAGCATAACGCTTGCAAAGTCTGCAGGCATTCCAACAAAAAAAATAGCACTTGATCCCGCAGTCGGATTTTTTAGAAAAACTGGAAAAAATCCGTTTTATACTAAGATAAATTCAGACTGGTACAAAAGAGATCTGGAGATTTTACAAAACCTCCACTTTTTGAAATCAAATTTTCCAATTCTTGTTTCGGTCTCAAACAAGTCATTTATTGGGAAGATTCTCAATAGGCAAGATCCGTCTGATCGTATCTTTGGCTCCGTTGCAGCTGAAGTAATTTCTGTCCTAAATGGCGCAGACATAATACGAACGCACAATGTAAGA of Candidatus Nitrosotenuis sp. DW1 contains these proteins:
- a CDS encoding cobalamin biosynthesis protein — encoded protein: MMLVSILVAFSALAIDLVFGDPKNKFHPTAWVGIIIARLVPFAKNQNQTREKIGGVLITFSISALVAGLLFSYDYAIRNVSGIVLTVIAVLFGSLLLKTTIAIRGLEKHGNLVMESLSRNNLEEARSRLSMLVKRNTKDLDRNHVISATLESISENIVDGITGPLFYFGVFGLPGAFVYRAINTIDSMIGYKTTLFRNVGWFGANCDKILNYLPARITGLVMILAAVLVKADWKNSLITMRRDGKKTESPNAGYPMAAMAGALGTKFEKIDHYTLGNGTIELNESHFKSAVLLMKVTGILFCVLVTVPLIVFLSYLGWWVHV
- the cobS gene encoding adenosylcobinamide-GDP ribazoletransferase produces the protein MFRQVGSVFSFLTIIPIGHSDLQTIARYMYLFPIVGIAIGLMVGSVAYGLSFFLEPLVVGLLITGMLALITGIHHTDGLSDFADGLMVRGTKEKKLQVMRDPSVGSAGIFAIIMYVAGMVIALSSLKGFEIFQAILIGEIIAKFSMVLLSSLGPSAWEGSNSAFVQSMKDRKKLAIAAAITVGSVFVLGNNVGFLALGVGIALTLIILAVSRRSFGGISGDILGAANEITRLSSLLVFVSA
- a CDS encoding NTP transferase domain-containing protein, whose protein sequence is MIGLVMAGGKGTRMDAKEEKLLLQYKKPVVIHVIDALKSSNCFSKIMAATSDNSPNTQSLLQNNGIETIKTKGDGYVSDLNAALSYLHELTLVVSGDLPLLDGGIIKDLVASYDGGAWQSFLVTKKFLDDMNMMLEFSVNHDNKECYYTGISIVDPKKISSTNTIKETYRIIDDKRLALNLNTKRDYDLLKGA
- a CDS encoding 30S ribosomal protein S27e gives rise to the protein MKRGHIAIPKPKSKFQKVQCKECSAENVLYSHVTTVVTCKSCGNTIAEPTGSVAKIFGTVLGSLE
- a CDS encoding 50S ribosomal protein L44e, whose protein sequence is MNVPKEMNRYCPKCKTHTLQKVALYKAGKRRGSAIGERRHNEDKMGYGGQKFPKLAKPAKTTKKQTLIFTCPQCKKKSNKKGIRLRKLELVAR
- a CDS encoding adenine deaminase, yielding MGDKKADMVFKNCSLVNVYTHEIIPHTQVAVIRDRIAYVGPDASHTAGQNTAVIDLEGKYITPGFADPHIHIDQFVMPSELAKQLLLCGTTSLFSDPIDIVSVCGTRGFYEFVKASSNLPIRIFHVVPGGLPVDRKFSHGKTINLSEEKSAIKLDSVVGLGEVFSWTKVTSRDPTTMKKLSSMLENDCIINGHTAGASDKKLNAYISSGILSCHEPIDYDQVMERLRLGMWIMMREGSIRRDLKNIIPKILASKPYLNRLMFCSDGLDPVDMTKFGHIDHCIRESVRIGMDVVDAIAMASKNCFDYYNMGKDLGGIAPGKLADMLVFDDLEKIKPKRVFVGGRLVASNGSVVTKIRKPSLPKWITKTVKITKKFTENDFAIKSNKPKVSVNVIEMETEIITKLNTAELATNNGNVVSSIEKDVWKVAAFDRTFGSAKHALGFLKNFGADVGAFASTWSFHENDMMIIGSSDKDMAYAANHLIKSQGGMVVVKEGKIISFLPLQVGGIISSNPFDDVLERFVKLNSTLIESGCVFQRPHLIPLFLPFLALPSIRILYSGMIDVKKRSFIDVFA
- the thsB gene encoding thermosome subunit beta → MASIQQTPNGPVLVLKESALQQKGKDAQKNNITAAKLVADLVRTSLGPRGLDKMLVDSIGDVTITNDGATILKEIDVQHPAAKMMVEIAKTVDNEVGDGTTSSVVFAGALLEKAEELLAKDVHASVIIDGYQAAHEKVLELLSQLAKKIDPTDEESLLKIATTSMQSKLISEDSGVLSKLVVDAVLRVAEKKGDKYIVDLDNIKVEKKTGGSIQNTELVKGIVLDKEVVHSGMPTKIEGAKIALLNAALEVEKTEMSAEIRITDPTQMQMFLEEENRMLKSMVDKLQKIGVNVLICQKGIDDIAQHYLAKYGILSVRRVKESDMTKLGKATGGRITTNLDDITEKDLGHADLVHQKKVESDKWVFVEGCKNPKSVTVLVRGGSQRVVDEADRSLHDALMVVKDVIEKPAIVAGGGSPEAYLASQLKEWSDNFEGREQLAIRKYAEALEVIPLTIAENAGMDPIDTMTSLRAKQNSGRKWAGINAKEGKIDDMFALNIVEPVAVKEHISKSATEAACMILRIDDVIAVSGKR
- a CDS encoding ROK family protein, which codes for MYKVGIDLGGTKIEGICLDEKSQIVERKRVPTNQQEGYGSILNSISVLVSDITKNISDYSIGICTPGAISKKTGMIKNSNTQCLIGMPLKGDLEKILGKKITMENDANCFAMAEATMGAAAGYSVVFGVIMGTGVGGGIIVDGKIHRGRTNIAGEWGHHTLHQNGNKCYCGKLGCVETYISGPALEKRWFEITGKKEPLTTIVQNLDGTAGKMWKKEFLDNFGVGLANVIDILDPDAIVLGGGISNIDFLYIDGRDSVYHKVFSDLVDTPILKNKLGDSAGVFGAALL
- a CDS encoding DUF2024 family protein: MKVHVFDTYVKAKDGHTIHFDVITDSKDNQKAVEYAKKWLSSIGEQDAKITTEECHFCHSESVPDEIEIEIMTNGFYIQKMEGCPS
- the guaA gene encoding glutamine-hydrolyzing GMP synthase, which encodes MDRIVVLDFGSQYSHLICRRIREFSVYAELVPYDISIDKLREMNPKGVIFSGGPSSVYSKDAPKPDAAIFQMKLPLLGICYGHQLIVDKFGGKVKRANKEYGHSVLTIDNNSDLLGGIGDSLRAWMSHGDEAEKIPDNFQIIGHTERSQAAAIANMQELVYGIQFHPEVVHTERGVQILKNFVLNICHAKQDWTMESFVEKTVSDISKIDGNVLCGVSGGIDSTVAALLIHKAIGDRLKCVFVDNGLLRLDEEHEIEKMFKDNFSVNFTAINAKKQFLDKLRGVTDPERKRKIVGEEFVKIFTEFAEKNGPFKWLAQGTLYPDVIESGVSKGPAAIIKTHHNVGGLPDWLDLQILEPLRDLYKDEVRKVAAILGVSKKLLSRHPFPGPGLAVRVIGEVTEKKLEIAKVASKIVEDELEAAGWYDKIWQAYAAVGDDKAVGVVGDERKYGNIVMIRVVESIDAMTADWTRLPHDLLAKISNRITNEIDEVTWVSYVISSKPPATIEPQ